A section of the Deinococcus taeanensis genome encodes:
- the rnr gene encoding ribonuclease R, whose amino-acid sequence MPKTKKTETVPGTARTGTETKKTTRSAKSAPQAAANPADETLAGVPAVTDSPVVNEPEVPVRASRKARRTEPALSPEDAAAPETAAAQTTPPAKKRAPRSTKDPQGAEAGTVQSTDAPAAQEAPRPVRRGRPRRAEAVQAPEPEVVSAPVANTADTTDEPEVAGEVTTAVDAPVKKSRGRKAKETPAVQASAPETGRPEDDTTESADAEPATPVTPRGARRGRAAVQDDAPASSGLDPVILEVPKKRGGRRKALPAEPLADVLSGVEAVTPAPHAAAAPDSVALPEPEEPEVVPVRKGRRTRKADLPVAPTPAPADVAAPVVDQVSAGAEQPATGAAGSAPAEEDLDAPADTNPEREIVVAQLRKLGRPVHVRDLERTFTRQTMNRLGNWRDLTDLLETLVESGEVIRTRKKTYGLPEAMSLVRGRFQASAAGFGFVIPDSGGEDFYVPAEQTLEAWNGDIVLVRMEGRGDGGRGGGPRRGQRGDGNPRASVVRIVQRAYRQLVGTLEFHHGHPILKPDDHRARHRILVLPEGLEGLPPGARVVTELFWPENTGEDEVFGQVTRVLGEQDDPVTETEAVIVKFGLRGDFPGEVVEQANAIPTEIPAEALVGRLDLREFNIFTVDGRDAKDFDDAIHIQPTPEGTFVVGVHIADVSHYVQEGTPLDAEAYARATSVYLPGRVLPMLPEHLSNGVCSLVPYQDRLTMTALVELSAEGDILKVQLAPSVINSKARLTYDEVQAYSEATATLPDHARQLEGDLHLLLKITTKLRQKRLREGSLDFKLREVKVDVGPDGRMELIPIREETARGMIEDLMLLANKVVAHELLQREIPALFRIHEEPTLQRFQEVTNAIGRLGLAFPGGEPTPQAYQAVLKQVRGTNRESVVNTLLLRSMQQAKYAGENLGHFGLAFDEYLHFTSPIRRYPDLLVHRVLKGMLNGELKAGGRAVAQLQSRLPGMGDHTSERERAAAEAERDLTKYYQAKWAQEHVGESFSGNVSGVVASGLFVALDNGVEGKLHISHLDDDYYVFIEDAQILRGRSRGRSFRLGDPVDVTIQAVNPLARQTDFTLADPSDPEYRPGSTHQENDMDSPVKPRARRREDREQEKREKLQSVPVSEPKKFTLEDPSPRPALSPSTGTARPVRGRGQVGSGRDRDAGRGAGAQGRTFGGVSMGRGARRVITLERPRNEHLRPVNITVQRMYFGDWTLENMPPEDAQGSGGRGPRPMNRERGAGAERGRGFTRGGNDRGAVQRVNGRQTAGGRDGGRAPAGAVRETPRDVTPAVTSDAASEDAKRRRRRRGRRGNGGNGPSQG is encoded by the coding sequence ATGCCGAAAACGAAGAAGACGGAAACGGTGCCCGGCACCGCGAGGACCGGCACCGAGACGAAGAAGACCACCCGGAGCGCAAAGAGCGCTCCCCAAGCTGCGGCGAATCCCGCCGATGAGACCCTGGCAGGCGTGCCCGCAGTGACGGACTCGCCGGTCGTAAATGAACCCGAGGTCCCGGTGCGCGCCAGTCGCAAGGCCCGCCGCACCGAACCGGCCCTCTCTCCGGAGGACGCCGCGGCCCCTGAGACGGCCGCGGCGCAGACCACCCCTCCGGCCAAAAAACGCGCCCCGCGCAGCACGAAGGACCCTCAGGGTGCTGAGGCCGGGACGGTCCAGAGCACCGACGCCCCCGCTGCCCAGGAGGCCCCCAGGCCGGTACGCCGTGGTCGTCCGCGCCGGGCCGAGGCTGTGCAGGCGCCGGAACCAGAAGTGGTGAGCGCACCCGTTGCGAACACGGCAGACACGACGGATGAACCTGAAGTGGCTGGGGAGGTCACCACGGCAGTGGACGCCCCGGTGAAGAAGTCGCGGGGTCGAAAAGCGAAGGAGACGCCTGCCGTTCAGGCGTCTGCGCCTGAGACCGGGCGTCCGGAGGACGACACGACCGAGTCGGCGGATGCGGAGCCGGCAACGCCCGTCACCCCCCGTGGCGCCCGCCGCGGGCGGGCCGCGGTGCAGGACGACGCGCCAGCATCCAGCGGGCTGGACCCGGTCATTCTGGAAGTGCCGAAGAAACGTGGCGGGCGCCGCAAGGCCCTCCCCGCAGAACCCCTCGCGGACGTGCTGAGCGGCGTGGAGGCTGTAACGCCCGCGCCTCACGCTGCCGCAGCGCCGGACAGCGTGGCGCTGCCCGAGCCGGAGGAGCCTGAAGTAGTTCCGGTGCGCAAGGGCCGCCGGACCCGCAAGGCGGACCTGCCGGTCGCGCCCACACCGGCTCCTGCGGACGTGGCTGCGCCGGTCGTTGATCAGGTGAGTGCCGGGGCAGAACAGCCGGCCACGGGGGCCGCCGGTAGCGCACCCGCAGAGGAGGACCTCGACGCGCCGGCGGACACCAACCCGGAGCGGGAGATTGTGGTGGCGCAGCTGCGCAAGCTGGGCCGGCCGGTGCACGTCCGGGACCTGGAGCGGACGTTCACGCGCCAGACCATGAACCGCCTGGGCAACTGGCGGGATCTCACGGACCTGCTGGAGACCCTGGTGGAGTCTGGTGAGGTCATCCGGACCCGCAAGAAGACGTACGGACTGCCCGAGGCGATGAGTCTGGTGCGTGGCCGCTTCCAGGCGTCCGCCGCAGGCTTCGGGTTCGTGATTCCGGACAGTGGCGGTGAGGACTTCTACGTTCCGGCAGAGCAGACGCTGGAAGCGTGGAACGGCGACATCGTGCTCGTCCGCATGGAGGGCCGCGGAGACGGCGGCCGGGGCGGCGGGCCGCGGCGCGGTCAGCGTGGCGACGGCAATCCGCGCGCCAGTGTGGTGCGGATCGTGCAGCGCGCCTACCGGCAGCTGGTGGGAACCCTGGAGTTCCATCATGGGCACCCGATCCTGAAACCGGACGATCACCGCGCCCGGCACCGGATTCTGGTGCTGCCTGAGGGCCTGGAGGGCCTGCCGCCGGGCGCGCGCGTGGTGACGGAACTGTTCTGGCCTGAGAACACCGGCGAGGACGAGGTGTTCGGTCAGGTGACGCGCGTGCTGGGCGAGCAGGACGACCCGGTGACGGAAACAGAAGCGGTCATCGTGAAGTTCGGGCTGCGCGGCGACTTCCCGGGTGAGGTCGTGGAGCAGGCAAACGCGATTCCCACCGAGATTCCAGCGGAGGCCCTCGTGGGCCGCCTGGACCTGCGGGAGTTCAACATCTTCACGGTGGACGGCCGCGACGCGAAGGATTTCGACGACGCCATTCACATTCAGCCCACGCCAGAAGGGACGTTCGTGGTGGGCGTGCACATCGCAGACGTGAGCCATTACGTGCAGGAGGGCACGCCGCTGGACGCCGAGGCCTACGCCCGTGCGACGAGCGTGTACCTGCCGGGCCGGGTGCTGCCCATGCTGCCCGAGCACCTCAGCAACGGGGTGTGCAGCCTGGTGCCCTACCAGGACCGCCTGACCATGACGGCCCTGGTGGAACTGAGTGCCGAGGGTGACATCCTGAAGGTGCAGCTGGCGCCCAGCGTCATCAATTCCAAAGCGCGCCTGACCTACGATGAGGTGCAGGCCTACAGCGAGGCGACCGCCACGCTGCCGGACCACGCCCGTCAGCTGGAGGGGGACCTGCACCTCCTGCTGAAGATCACCACCAAACTGCGCCAGAAGCGGCTGCGGGAAGGGTCACTGGACTTCAAGCTGCGCGAGGTGAAGGTGGATGTGGGCCCGGACGGCCGCATGGAACTCATCCCGATCCGCGAGGAAACCGCGCGCGGCATGATCGAGGACCTGATGCTGCTGGCGAACAAGGTCGTGGCCCACGAGCTGCTGCAGCGTGAAATCCCGGCACTGTTCCGCATTCACGAGGAACCCACGCTGCAGCGCTTTCAGGAGGTGACCAACGCCATCGGGCGGCTCGGCCTGGCCTTCCCGGGTGGGGAACCCACCCCGCAGGCGTACCAGGCGGTGCTCAAGCAGGTGCGGGGCACGAACCGCGAGAGCGTGGTGAACACGCTGCTGCTGCGGTCCATGCAGCAGGCGAAGTACGCCGGGGAGAACCTGGGGCACTTCGGGCTGGCCTTCGACGAGTACCTGCACTTCACGTCTCCCATTCGCCGTTACCCTGACCTGCTGGTGCACCGCGTGCTGAAGGGCATGCTGAACGGTGAACTGAAGGCCGGTGGGCGCGCGGTGGCGCAGTTGCAGTCTCGCCTGCCGGGCATGGGTGACCACACCAGTGAGCGCGAGCGCGCCGCGGCGGAAGCTGAGCGGGACCTCACGAAGTACTATCAGGCGAAGTGGGCGCAGGAGCACGTCGGGGAGTCCTTCTCCGGAAACGTGTCGGGCGTGGTGGCCAGCGGGCTCTTTGTGGCGCTGGACAACGGCGTGGAGGGCAAGCTGCACATCTCACACCTGGATGACGACTACTACGTGTTCATCGAGGACGCGCAGATCCTGCGTGGCCGCAGCCGGGGCCGGTCGTTCCGGCTGGGTGACCCCGTGGACGTCACCATTCAGGCTGTGAATCCGCTGGCGCGCCAGACGGACTTCACGCTCGCCGATCCTTCCGACCCGGAGTACCGTCCGGGCAGCACCCATCAGGAGAACGATATGGATTCACCCGTCAAACCCCGTGCCCGCCGCCGTGAGGACCGCGAGCAGGAGAAACGCGAGAAGCTGCAGAGCGTGCCGGTCAGCGAACCGAAGAAATTCACGCTGGAGGACCCTTCCCCCCGCCCGGCCCTGTCACCCTCGACAGGCACGGCGCGGCCGGTCCGGGGACGCGGGCAGGTCGGAAGCGGCCGCGACCGTGACGCCGGGCGCGGGGCGGGCGCCCAGGGGCGCACGTTCGGCGGGGTCAGCATGGGCCGCGGCGCGCGGCGTGTCATCACGCTGGAACGCCCCCGCAACGAGCACCTGCGGCCTGTGAACATCACGGTGCAGCGCATGTACTTCGGCGACTGGACGCTGGAGAACATGCCGCCCGAGGACGCCCAGGGAAGCGGCGGGCGCGGCCCGCGCCCCATGAACCGTGAGCGGGGCGCCGGCGCCGAGCGCGGACGGGGCTTCACGCGCGGCGGCAATGACCGGGGAGCGGTGCAGCGCGTGAACGGCCGGCAGACTGCGGGTGGCCGTGACGGCGGGCGCGCCCCGGCGGGGGCCGTGCGGGAAACGCCCCGGGACGTGACGCCCGCTGTCACCTCGGACGCGGCCAGCGAGGACGCCAAGCGCCGTCGCCGCCGCCGTGGCCGCCGTGGGAATGGCGGGAACGGCCCCTCGCAGGGCTGA
- the treZ gene encoding malto-oligosyltrehalose trehalohydrolase: MSRSDEQGTEGQRSQLGARLLPGGQNTEFRVWSTRASQVHVRVRGEDYPLQAVGHGYFEGVLPVGAGTRYKFVLDGQALPDPYARFLPDGVHGEAEVVDPEAFAWQHGNGMERPLSECVFYELHVGTFTPEGTYRAAVERLPELVALGVTALQVMPVAAFPGERGWGYDGVALYAPYAPYGRPEDLMAFVDAAHGLGLSVFLDVVYNHFGPDGNYLTSYSPTYFTDRFHTAWGQGLDYAEPHMRLYITGNVQMWLREYRFDGLRLDATASMQDDSEEHILHELARATHALGGHHLLVAEDHRNLPELVTDIHLDGIWVDDFHHVVRVTLTGEQEGYYSGFRGGAVELARVINRGWVYEGQRWNVTGEEHDRGRPATDLEAPSFVYCIQNHDQVGNRALGDRLEQFETVTLAEYRGASTLLLSLPMTPLLFQGQEWAASTPFPFFSDHAGELGHMVTEGRRREFAYFSSFSTLDVPDPQAEATFRSAKLNWAERTEGERGRTLALYRALLRLRREDPVLRHRSRRFLQAGSASTGVGECLWVRWDTPDGVRVLVWNLASVAFSPTLLALPFELPGRVLLHSEGHMEAPAPLETLQLQPGEAALLAGEDA; the protein is encoded by the coding sequence ATGAGCAGGTCAGACGAACAGGGCACCGAAGGTCAGCGCTCCCAGTTGGGGGCGCGACTCCTGCCGGGCGGTCAGAACACAGAGTTCCGCGTCTGGAGCACCCGGGCCTCACAGGTGCACGTCCGGGTACGCGGCGAGGATTACCCCCTGCAGGCTGTGGGGCACGGTTATTTCGAGGGCGTGCTGCCGGTGGGGGCGGGCACACGGTACAAGTTCGTGCTGGACGGGCAGGCGCTGCCGGACCCGTACGCGCGCTTCCTGCCGGACGGCGTGCATGGCGAAGCGGAGGTTGTGGACCCTGAGGCCTTCGCGTGGCAGCACGGAAACGGAATGGAACGGCCGCTGAGTGAGTGCGTGTTCTACGAACTGCACGTGGGGACGTTCACGCCTGAAGGCACCTACCGCGCGGCCGTGGAGCGTCTGCCGGAGCTCGTGGCCCTGGGGGTCACCGCGCTTCAGGTGATGCCCGTCGCGGCGTTCCCGGGCGAACGGGGATGGGGGTACGACGGGGTGGCCCTGTACGCGCCGTACGCGCCGTACGGGCGGCCTGAAGACCTGATGGCGTTCGTAGACGCCGCGCATGGGCTGGGCCTGTCGGTGTTTCTGGACGTGGTGTACAACCATTTCGGTCCGGACGGAAACTACCTCACGAGCTACAGCCCGACGTACTTCACCGACCGCTTTCACACGGCGTGGGGACAGGGCCTGGATTACGCGGAGCCGCACATGCGGCTGTACATCACCGGGAACGTGCAGATGTGGCTGCGCGAGTACCGTTTTGACGGCCTGAGACTCGACGCCACGGCCAGCATGCAGGATGACAGCGAGGAGCACATCCTGCACGAGCTGGCGCGCGCCACGCACGCGCTCGGTGGGCACCACCTCCTGGTGGCCGAGGACCACCGGAACCTGCCGGAGCTCGTAACCGACATTCACCTGGACGGCATCTGGGTGGATGACTTTCACCACGTGGTGCGCGTCACGCTGACCGGCGAGCAGGAAGGGTACTACAGCGGTTTCCGGGGCGGAGCGGTCGAACTGGCACGCGTGATCAACCGCGGCTGGGTGTACGAGGGACAGCGGTGGAACGTGACGGGCGAGGAGCACGACCGCGGCCGGCCGGCCACGGACCTGGAAGCTCCCAGCTTCGTGTACTGCATCCAGAACCACGACCAGGTGGGCAACCGGGCGTTGGGAGACCGGCTGGAGCAGTTCGAGACGGTCACGCTGGCCGAGTACCGCGGGGCAAGCACGCTGCTGCTCTCGCTGCCCATGACGCCGCTGCTGTTCCAGGGGCAGGAATGGGCGGCCAGCACGCCGTTCCCGTTTTTCAGTGATCACGCCGGGGAACTGGGGCACATGGTCACCGAGGGCCGGCGGCGTGAGTTTGCCTACTTCTCCAGTTTCAGCACGCTGGACGTGCCGGACCCCCAGGCCGAAGCGACGTTCCGCAGCGCGAAACTGAACTGGGCTGAGCGCACTGAGGGCGAGCGCGGCCGCACCCTGGCGCTGTACCGGGCGCTGCTGCGGCTGCGGCGCGAGGATCCGGTCCTGCGTCACCGCTCGAGGCGTTTCCTGCAGGCCGGGTCGGCCAGCACGGGCGTCGGCGAGTGCCTGTGGGTCCGCTGGGACACGCCCGACGGTGTGCGCGTGCTGGTGTGGAACCTGGCGTCCGTGGCCTTCTCCCCCACCCTGCTGGCCCTGCCGTTCGAGCTGCCGGGCCGGGTGCTGCTGCACTCCGAGGGACACATGGAGGCGCCCGCGCCGCTGGAGACGCTGCAGCTGCAGCCGGGTGAGGCGGCGCTGCTGGCCGGGGAAGACGCATGA
- the treY gene encoding malto-oligosyltrehalose synthase, protein MSAPGTHLPLSTYRLQLHRDFDFGAARRALPYLARLGVTDVYLSPIWASTPGSTHGYDVTDHAAVNPELGGLTGLRRLAARARELGLGLIVDFVPNHMGIQGGHNPYWEDVLRHGQASRYAHFFDISWQPLKRALEGKVLLPVLGDQYGRVLERGELILERDGGEFSLRYWERRLPVSPRSVGQLLTWAYEALPARTDTVTLGELASIRRSVDTLPRSTSADLTDQDRVIRAQEVQVMTRRLGALLDASPEVRSVMDATVSAVNADRERLDRLVSEQNYRLAFWKVAAEEINYRRFFDINDLAALRMEDPRVFAWAHATLFDLLRQGLIQGVRLDHTDGLYDPAGYFRALQDGAAHALGREPGPDLPLYVVAEKILEPGEQLPDAWAIHGTTGYDFLAQLNGVFVDGANEEEVSAMYRRFTGDRLSYGEHLYRGKHLIQRVSLPGEVNVLAEHLERLAESDLSARDFTLSTLRAAIREVIASFPVYRTYIRADGAREPGDDAKIAHAIRDAKAHNRREGLTLDPTVFDYLHAVLTLNAPDDRTRAAYADFALKFQQLTGPVTAKGAEDTAFYRYARLLSLNEVGGDPSLYGTPVSTFHDAAQARATRWPHAMLGGSTHDTKRGEDTRARISVLSEMPQTWSAYLSRWSPLIRSLATELELGSAPAALDAYVLLQNTLGAYPLDGNVTDFPDRLSAYMLKAAREAKLHTSWASPDSEYEEALDRLVRGLLADPGFRASMDELHARISPHGAQNGLSASLVRLSAPGVPDTYQGSEGWNQSLVDPDNRRPVNYAALNRTLGRLERGAGVELARRLLDRYADGAVKVMVTWAALHARAAQPELFRNGAYRPLDGGRHVLAFMRELGAQRAVTVAPRLTFTLTRERTPWALGEVWGNRQLALPAGTYVNALTGERLRARSGKVPLAKVLEDFPLALLLRE, encoded by the coding sequence ATGAGTGCGCCAGGGACGCACCTGCCGCTCTCCACGTACCGGCTGCAGCTGCACCGCGACTTTGATTTCGGCGCGGCGCGGCGCGCGCTGCCGTACCTCGCGCGGCTGGGCGTTACGGACGTGTACCTCTCGCCCATCTGGGCCAGCACGCCGGGCAGCACGCACGGGTACGACGTGACTGACCACGCGGCCGTGAACCCGGAACTGGGCGGCCTGACGGGTCTGCGGCGGCTGGCCGCCCGGGCCCGTGAACTGGGCCTGGGCCTGATCGTGGATTTCGTGCCGAACCACATGGGCATCCAGGGCGGCCACAACCCCTACTGGGAGGACGTGCTGCGCCACGGGCAGGCCAGCCGCTACGCGCACTTCTTCGACATCTCCTGGCAGCCGTTGAAACGCGCCCTGGAAGGCAAGGTTCTGCTGCCGGTCCTGGGGGACCAGTACGGCCGGGTCCTGGAGCGCGGCGAACTGATTCTGGAACGCGACGGTGGGGAATTCTCGCTGCGTTACTGGGAGCGGCGCCTGCCGGTCTCGCCGCGCAGCGTGGGCCAGCTGCTCACCTGGGCGTACGAGGCGTTGCCGGCCCGCACGGACACCGTCACCCTGGGCGAACTTGCCAGTATTCGCCGGTCGGTGGACACGCTGCCGCGCAGCACCTCCGCGGACCTGACCGATCAGGACCGCGTGATCCGCGCGCAGGAGGTGCAGGTCATGACCCGCCGCCTGGGCGCCCTGCTTGACGCCTCGCCCGAGGTGCGCAGCGTGATGGACGCCACCGTGAGCGCCGTGAACGCCGACCGTGAACGCCTGGACCGGCTGGTGAGCGAACAGAATTACCGCCTGGCGTTCTGGAAGGTGGCGGCCGAGGAGATCAACTACCGGCGCTTCTTTGACATCAACGACCTGGCGGCGCTGCGCATGGAGGACCCGCGGGTGTTCGCCTGGGCGCACGCCACGCTGTTCGACCTGCTGCGCCAGGGCCTGATTCAGGGGGTGCGCCTCGACCACACCGACGGCCTGTACGACCCGGCCGGGTACTTCCGGGCCCTTCAGGACGGCGCGGCGCACGCCCTGGGCCGCGAGCCCGGCCCGGACCTTCCGCTGTACGTGGTGGCCGAAAAGATCCTGGAGCCCGGCGAGCAGCTCCCGGACGCCTGGGCGATTCACGGCACCACCGGGTACGACTTCCTGGCGCAGCTGAACGGTGTGTTCGTGGACGGCGCCAATGAGGAGGAGGTCAGCGCCATGTACCGGCGTTTCACCGGGGACCGCCTCTCGTACGGAGAGCACCTGTACCGCGGCAAGCACCTGATCCAGCGGGTGAGCCTGCCGGGCGAGGTGAACGTCCTGGCCGAGCACCTCGAGCGGCTGGCCGAGTCGGACCTGAGCGCGCGGGACTTCACGCTGAGCACGCTGCGCGCCGCGATCCGCGAGGTGATCGCCTCGTTCCCGGTGTACCGCACGTACATCCGTGCTGACGGCGCGCGGGAACCCGGCGACGACGCGAAGATCGCGCACGCCATCCGCGACGCGAAAGCCCACAACCGCCGCGAGGGCCTCACGCTGGACCCCACTGTGTTCGACTACCTGCACGCGGTGCTGACCCTGAACGCGCCCGATGACCGGACGCGCGCGGCGTACGCGGACTTCGCCCTGAAATTCCAGCAGCTGACCGGACCGGTCACGGCCAAGGGCGCCGAGGACACCGCCTTCTACCGTTACGCCCGGCTGCTGTCCCTGAACGAGGTGGGGGGCGACCCGTCGCTGTACGGCACGCCGGTCAGCACGTTCCATGACGCGGCGCAGGCGCGCGCGACCCGCTGGCCGCACGCGATGCTGGGCGGCAGCACGCACGACACCAAACGCGGCGAGGACACCCGCGCGCGCATCAGTGTGCTGTCCGAAATGCCGCAGACGTGGTCAGCCTACCTGAGCCGCTGGTCGCCCCTGATCCGCTCGCTGGCCACGGAGCTGGAACTCGGGTCGGCGCCGGCCGCGCTCGACGCGTACGTGCTCCTGCAGAACACCCTGGGCGCCTACCCGCTGGACGGCAACGTCACGGACTTCCCGGACCGGCTGAGCGCGTACATGCTCAAAGCGGCCCGTGAGGCGAAGCTTCACACCTCCTGGGCGTCACCGGACAGTGAGTATGAGGAGGCGCTGGACCGCCTGGTGCGCGGCCTGCTCGCCGACCCGGGGTTCCGCGCGTCGATGGACGAACTGCACGCCCGCATCAGCCCGCACGGCGCGCAGAACGGTCTGAGCGCCTCGCTGGTGCGCCTGAGCGCGCCGGGGGTGCCGGACACCTACCAGGGCAGCGAAGGCTGGAACCAGAGCCTCGTGGACCCGGACAACCGCCGCCCCGTGAACTACGCGGCCCTGAACCGCACGCTGGGCCGGCTGGAGCGGGGGGCGGGCGTGGAACTCGCGCGGCGCCTGCTGGACCGCTACGCGGACGGCGCGGTGAAGGTCATGGTGACCTGGGCGGCCCTGCACGCCCGGGCCGCGCAGCCCGAGCTGTTCCGGAACGGCGCGTACCGCCCGCTGGACGGCGGCCGGCACGTGCTGGCGTTCATGCGGGAACTCGGGGCGCAGCGCGCCGTGACGGTCGCGCCGCGCCTGACGTTCACCCTCACGCGGGAGCGCACGCCGTGGGCGCTGGGTGAGGTGTGGGGCAACCGGCAGCTGGCCCTGCCGGCCGGCACGTACGTCAATGCCCTGACCGGCGAGCGGCTGCGGGCCCGGAGCGGCAAGGTCCCCCTGGCGAAGGTGCTGGAGGACTTCCCGCTGGCGCTGCTGCTGCGCGAGTAG
- a CDS encoding Bax inhibitor-1/YccA family protein codes for MQTYPTTARTTDIVRTFMARTYSWMAAGLALTAGVAYFTAQNDALALQVLSLRLPLMLAQLALVFVLSLFAQRLSSAVAGLLFTAYAALTGLTFSAILLAYDLSAVTAAFATTAGTFALMSVAGFVIKKDLSAMGRFFMFAVIGLFVAMIVNLFVASSALTLGISIVGVLLFAGLTAYDTQMLRNLALSGVQGEMAERAAINGALALYLDFINMFLFILRLFSGSSRN; via the coding sequence ATGCAGACCTATCCCACCACTGCCCGCACGACGGACATCGTCCGGACGTTCATGGCCCGCACGTACTCGTGGATGGCGGCCGGTCTGGCCCTCACGGCCGGCGTGGCGTACTTCACCGCGCAGAACGACGCGCTGGCCCTGCAGGTTCTGAGCCTGCGCCTGCCGCTGATGCTGGCGCAGCTGGCCCTGGTGTTCGTGCTGAGCCTCTTCGCGCAGCGTCTCTCCAGCGCCGTGGCGGGCCTGCTGTTCACCGCCTACGCTGCGCTGACCGGCCTGACCTTCTCCGCGATTCTGCTGGCGTACGACCTGAGCGCCGTGACCGCCGCGTTCGCCACCACCGCCGGCACCTTCGCCTTGATGAGCGTGGCCGGGTTCGTGATCAAGAAAGACCTGAGCGCCATGGGCCGCTTCTTCATGTTCGCCGTGATCGGGCTGTTCGTCGCGATGATCGTGAACCTGTTCGTGGCGAGCAGCGCCCTGACCCTGGGCATCAGCATCGTGGGCGTCCTGCTGTTCGCAGGGCTGACCGCCTACGACACGCAGATGCTGCGTAACCTCGCGCTCAGCGGCGTGCAGGGGGAGATGGCGGAACGCGCTGCCATCAACGGCGCCCTGGCGCTGTACCTGGACTTCATCAACATGTTCCTGTTCATCCTGCGTCTGTTCAGCGGCAGCAGCCGCAACTGA
- a CDS encoding metallophosphoesterase family protein: protein MRVAVISDVHGNAFALEAVLREVRRAAPDLVVNLGDQAEGGADPARALAMQAELAAHGALEVRGNNEEKLWPGGRRSPLSQAYGAWLSAHAAPDLLARIAALPLTARAAGGELLAFHGTAASTWDSLLWVWDHAGYYRARDPKELRRLTEPLGAGVVLCGHTHRAGATRVADTLVVNAGSVSDQVDGDPRARWTQLDGDGHTWSASFHAVAYDVEAAVAWVATRTPFGQGGAGLLRTGTMDARGDDP, encoded by the coding sequence ATGAGGGTCGCAGTGATCAGTGACGTGCACGGCAATGCCTTCGCCCTGGAGGCCGTGCTGCGCGAAGTACGCCGGGCCGCACCGGACCTCGTGGTGAACCTGGGCGATCAGGCTGAAGGTGGAGCCGACCCCGCCCGGGCCCTGGCGATGCAGGCGGAACTCGCCGCGCACGGAGCGCTGGAGGTGCGCGGCAACAACGAGGAGAAACTCTGGCCGGGCGGTCGGCGCTCGCCGCTGTCGCAGGCGTACGGCGCGTGGCTCAGCGCGCACGCGGCGCCGGACCTGCTCGCCCGGATCGCCGCGCTGCCCCTCACGGCCCGCGCGGCCGGCGGTGAGCTGCTGGCCTTTCACGGCACCGCGGCCAGCACCTGGGACAGCCTGCTGTGGGTGTGGGATCACGCCGGGTACTACCGCGCCCGCGACCCGAAGGAGCTGCGGCGCCTGACCGAACCTCTGGGGGCGGGCGTGGTGCTGTGCGGGCACACGCACCGCGCCGGCGCGACCCGCGTGGCCGACACACTGGTCGTGAATGCTGGGTCAGTGAGCGACCAGGTGGACGGCGACCCCCGCGCCCGCTGGACGCAGCTGGACGGGGACGGCCACACGTGGAGCGCCTCCTTTCACGCGGTGGCGTACGACGTGGAGGCCGCCGTGGCGTGGGTGGCCACGCGCACCCCGTTCGGGCAGGGCGGAGCGGGCCTGCTGCGCACCGGAACCATGGACGCCCGCGGCGACGACCCGTAG
- the dcd gene encoding dCTP deaminase: protein MSILPDWRIRDLALAGMITPFEDRLVRTAENAQVISFGLSSFGYDLRCADEWKIFTNVQSAVVDPKAFDDRSFVDVRASEIIIPPNSFVLARSLEYLRVPDDVMVVAVGKSTYARCGIVANVTPLEPGWEGHVTLEFSNTTPLPAKMYAFEGCVQLLFFQGERPEVTYADRRGKYQGQTGVTLPRL from the coding sequence ATGAGCATTCTGCCTGACTGGCGTATCCGTGACCTGGCCCTGGCGGGCATGATCACGCCCTTCGAGGACCGGCTGGTCCGCACGGCGGAGAATGCACAGGTGATCAGCTTCGGCCTGAGCAGCTTCGGGTACGACCTGCGCTGCGCCGACGAGTGGAAGATCTTCACGAACGTGCAGAGCGCCGTGGTGGATCCCAAGGCGTTCGATGACCGGTCGTTCGTGGACGTCCGGGCGAGCGAGATCATCATCCCACCGAACTCCTTCGTGCTGGCCCGCAGCCTGGAGTACCTGCGCGTGCCGGACGACGTGATGGTGGTCGCCGTGGGGAAAAGCACGTACGCCCGCTGCGGCATCGTGGCGAACGTCACCCCGTTGGAACCCGGCTGGGAAGGGCACGTGACGCTGGAGTTCAGCAACACCACGCCACTGCCCGCCAAGATGTACGCCTTCGAGGGCTGCGTGCAGCTGCTGTTCTTCCAGGGAGAGCGGCCCGAGGTGACGTACGCTGACCGCCGCGGCAAGTACCAGGGTCAGACCGGCGTGACCCTGCCCCGCCTGTGA